AGCAATAAAGACATCGGCCATCAACAGCAGTGTAGCGATATTACGAATATTCAGCACCACTATACCCAGAAACTGCACTTGCTGCAACGATCGATAGGTAAAAGGATATATCAGCACCGAAAAGAGAACAATGACAAACAAATACAGTGACTGTCGCCGAGATAGTATAACGGCAAAAGGCAATATCCAGGCAATATACTGCAGCGAATAAACCTTATTGGTAATGATAAAGAGCAGAAGCACCACAAGCAAATACTGAAATCGCCGCATAAGCGCCGCTTCCGCATCAGGATCAGCAACGTGCTGGGATCGCAGTTCAGCCCAAAAGACAAACCCCAGGAAAAGCGCATACAGTCCGAGAAAAAGCGGCATCAGCCAAGGCAAAACCACAGTCGCCCAGGGCGAAGTCATGTGATGTGAGCCATAGTTATACTGCACACTCACCGTGGTCAGGCCCAGAAGCTTGCCGACCATGATGACCCCGCTCGCCACGCTCTCGATCTGCACGCCGCGCGCGCTATGGTAGCGAAACATTGCCAGCAGCCCATTGGCATCTATCAGCCAGAACGGCAGCACCGCCAGCAGCAGCGCCGCAGCCGCAGCCCCGGTCATGCGCAGCACATCGGCCCAGCGCCGCTGGACCAGCAGCCACACCGCCGCCACCGGGCCAAACACCGCTGGGTAGAGCTTTGCCGCCACACCCGCCCCCAGCCAGCCACCAGCCCATCCAGCGCGGCCCTGCGCCAAGCCCAGCAGCATCGCCGAGGTCATCAGCGCCGGAAACAGATCAAAGCGCCACGGCAGCGTGAGCGCGGCCACCGCACCCACAAGGCTCATGCGAAAAAGGAAGCTGCCCACGGCCAGCCCTAGCGAGCGCGCCAGACGGCAGCTGATCAGCACGATCAGGTAGAACCACAGCGTATTTTCACAGAGCAGCAGAAACCAGTAGACCGTAATCGACATGGGGAAGCCGAGCGAGAACATGCGTGGCAGCAAGATAGGAATCAGCGACAGCGGGGGATACTCGATCGGCAGGGTGTGGTAGGGCACCGCCCCCTGAAAGATCGCATTGGCGTAGCGGTAGTATAGCTTCACATCGCTCTGTCCAATCGCCACCGCAGGCCACGCGATCAAGGCGCTCAGAAAGAAGATCAGGCTCGGGATAGCGGCCAGCTGAGCAAGCCCCCGAGGCTTTGTCGATCTCATCATAACCACTCCGGATCTGGTAGCAAAGCGACGCATAAAAACGGGGGCGAGAACATGGTGATGTTCTCGCCCCCGAGGTGCTGCTGATGCAGCCCCAGCACTACTTGACGTCGACCGAAGCGCCAGCCTCGACCAGCTTCGCCTTAGCGGCCTCAGCCTCTTCCTTGCTCACAGCCTCCTTGACCGGCTTGGGAGCGCCCTCGACCAGGTCCTTGGCCTCCTTCAGGCCCAGGCTGGTCAGCTCGCGCACGACCTTGATCACGTTGATCTTGTTCGCGCCAGCGGCGGTCAGGATCACGTCGAACTCGGTCTTCTCCTCAGCGGCGGCGGCCGGAGCGGCATCGCCACCAGCGGCGGCAACCGGAGCGCCCGCGAACACCGGAGCAGCGGCGGTCACGCCCCACTTCTCCTCCATGGTCTTCTTCAGCTCGACCAGCTCGAGGACATTCAGGCCCTCGATCGACTCAATGATGCTGTTGACTTTATCGCTCGCCATGATATTTGCCTCCTAGAGCAAATTTAATAAGAACTAGAGATTTCATCTAACGAACAAGGGTGGCGCGCAGCGAGGCCGCGCGACCAAGCAAACTACGCCGAGGCGCTGTCGCCGCCCACCTGGTCGATGCGACCCTGGAGGGCGTAGAGCACGTTGGTGATCGCCGCGTTGAGCACGCCCACCACGCCCGACACCGGCGACGAGATACCGCCGACGATCTGGGCCAGCACCTGCTCGCGGGTAGGCATCTTGGCGACCTGATCGAGGGCATCTTCCTTCAGGAGGCTGTTGCCCAGCATCGCGCCGCGAACCTTCAGCTGCTTCTGGCCTTTGTTGAAGTCCTGGATGGCCTTAGCTGCCGCCGAGGCGTTGTCGTAGGCAAACGCCACCGCAGTGGGGCCAGCCAGTAGCTCGCTGAGGCCGGTGTGGCCGGTCTCCTTGGCCGCGATCTCCATCAGGGTGTTCTTGGCCACGATCAGCTCGGCCCCCGACTTGCGGAGGCGGCTGCGCAGGTCGGTGATCTCGGCCACGGTCAGACCGCGGTAGTCGGCCACCAGGGTCACCTGCGCGCGCGAAAGCTTATCGGTCAGATCAGCAACCTGATCAATCTTGCGCTGTGTTGGCATTGTGTTTCACCTCCCTCCTTTTGAGGAGTGTGTAGGCCGCATATGCGGCTCGCGCATCTGGAAGCCCTGAGGCCGCCAGATAAAGATACATTGCCGAGGGGGCGGGAGAGGCCATAGCAGCGGCACACAAAAAGGGCCGCTGTCCACAGACACAGCAGCCATCGGGCAGCATCACACCGCCTCGCATTGGTCTACCTCGGCAGGCGGCGCGAACGCCATTATGCAAAGCACCTGCTGTCTGTGGCAGCTATGAACTTTCCCACGGCCCTGGGCGAGGCCAGCGGCCCCGCCCGACAAGCAACATACAAACGACTAGCTAACCTTCATCGACTGCACATCGGCGACATCGACCGGAACACCAGGCGACATCGTGGAGGTGAAGGTGGCGCTGCGGATGAACGCGCCCTTGGTCGACGAGGGCTTGGCAGCCTTGACCACGTCCATCAGAGCCGCGATGTTCTCGTAGATCTGCTGGTCGGTGAAGCTGACCTTGCCGACCGCCACGTGCAGCAGGCCGGTCTTATCGTTGCGGAACTCCACGCGGCCACCGCGAACCTCGCGGATGGTGCGGGCCAGCTCCTCGCCGGGGACGATGGTGCCCGACTTGGGGTTCGGCATCAGGCCACGGGGGCCGAGCTTGCGGCCAATGCGGCCAACCTTACCCATCATGTCGGGGGTGGCGATCGCCACATCGAAGTCAAAGAAGTTCTCTTTGTCGAT
The sequence above is a segment of the Chloroflexia bacterium SDU3-3 genome. Coding sequences within it:
- a CDS encoding 50S ribosomal protein L1 yields the protein MTKKHGKNYTSALAKIDQGRVYTANEAISLLKQVTFTKFDATVEVHLRLGIDPRHADQNLRTTVALPHGTGKVVRVLVFAQGEAAAAAQEAGADFVGSDELITRIDKENFFDFDVAIATPDMMGKVGRIGRKLGPRGLMPNPKSGTIVPGEELARTIREVRGGRVEFRNDKTGLLHVAVGKVSFTDQQIYENIAALMDVVKAAKPSSTKGAFIRSATFTSTMSPGVPVDVADVQSMKVS
- a CDS encoding DUF2029 domain-containing protein, whose amino-acid sequence is MRRFATRSGVVMMRSTKPRGLAQLAAIPSLIFFLSALIAWPAVAIGQSDVKLYYRYANAIFQGAVPYHTLPIEYPPLSLIPILLPRMFSLGFPMSITVYWFLLLCENTLWFYLIVLISCRLARSLGLAVGSFLFRMSLVGAVAALTLPWRFDLFPALMTSAMLLGLAQGRAGWAGGWLGAGVAAKLYPAVFGPVAAVWLLVQRRWADVLRMTGAAAAALLLAVLPFWLIDANGLLAMFRYHSARGVQIESVASGVIMVGKLLGLTTVSVQYNYGSHHMTSPWATVVLPWLMPLFLGLYALFLGFVFWAELRSQHVADPDAEAALMRRFQYLLVVLLLFIITNKVYSLQYIAWILPFAVILSRRQSLYLFVIVLFSVLIYPFTYRSLQQVQFLGIVVLNIRNIATLLLMADVFIAILSRYRSLRSR
- a CDS encoding 50S ribosomal protein L7/L12 → MASDKVNSIIESIEGLNVLELVELKKTMEEKWGVTAAAPVFAGAPVAAAGGDAAPAAAAEEKTEFDVILTAAGANKINVIKVVRELTSLGLKEAKDLVEGAPKPVKEAVSKEEAEAAKAKLVEAGASVDVK
- a CDS encoding 50S ribosomal protein L10, with product MPTQRKIDQVADLTDKLSRAQVTLVADYRGLTVAEITDLRSRLRKSGAELIVAKNTLMEIAAKETGHTGLSELLAGPTAVAFAYDNASAAAKAIQDFNKGQKQLKVRGAMLGNSLLKEDALDQVAKMPTREQVLAQIVGGISSPVSGVVGVLNAAITNVLYALQGRIDQVGGDSASA